From the Lolium rigidum isolate FL_2022 chromosome 2, APGP_CSIRO_Lrig_0.1, whole genome shotgun sequence genome, one window contains:
- the LOC124687318 gene encoding two-component response regulator ORR2-like, whose amino-acid sequence MGAAAGGEGEAVRVLVVDDSPVDRRVVELLLRNHAAAFHVTTVDSGKKAMELLGLHNAQGKQRSIDMVLTDYCMPEMTGYDLLQAIKALGSANPIPVVVMSSENEPQRISRCLTAGAEDYIVKPLRKKDVQRLRNCSAVRPATKDAVAADDRRRSSVNAPAPPPRLDTAAKKATSEQRPRRLAGAGLAMASTVDLSHYLQFLFKFILLAYAVLCLTELLHRWSNGCFLSQLP is encoded by the exons atgggagcggcggcaggaggagaaggggaggccGTGAGGGTGCTGGTGGTGGACGACTCCCCGGTCGACCGGAGGGTCGTGGAGCTGCTCCTCAGGAACCACGCCGCGGCATTCCACG TTACCACGGTGGACAGCGGCAAGAAGGCGATGGAGCTCCTGGGGCTGCATAATGCGCAAGGCAAGCAGAGGAGCATCGACATGGTGCTCACCGACTACTGCATGCCGGAGATGACCGGCTACGACCTTCTCCAAGCTATCAAG GCGCTGGGCTCTGCCAACCCGATTCCGGTGGTCGTCATGTCGTCCGAGAACGAGCCCCAGAGGATCAGCAG ATGCTTAACGGCGGGCGCCGAAGATTACATCGTGAAGCCTCTGAGGAAGAAGGACGTGCAGCGCCTACGGAACTGCTCCGCCGTCAGGCCGGCCACCAAGGACGCCGTGGCCGCCGATGATAGACGACGGAGCTCGGTCAACGCTCCAGCCCCACCGCCGCGTCTGGACACGGCCGCCAAGAAGGCCACCTCGGAGCAGAGGCCACGCCGGCTGGCAGGAGCAGGACTAGCCATGGCATCCACAGTCGACCTGTCGCACTACCTGCAGTTCCTCTTCAAGTTCATCCTGCTCGCCTACGCGGTGCTCTGCCTCACGGAGCTCCTCCACAGATGGTCTAACGGCTGCTTCCTCTCCCAGCTCCCGTGA